A window of the Rhodohalobacter mucosus genome harbors these coding sequences:
- a CDS encoding sigma-70 family RNA polymerase sigma factor: MNRQDPSITQLLNQSGADEKRVIEKIYPLVYEHLRQEASFQLRRERAGHTLQTTALVHEAYIKLVDQDQATYHNRNHFLAVAALAMRRILISYARKKNAEKRGGKEPAVTFTDGLAPHEANLSELIDLDDALQKLEEMDERQAKIVQYRFFGGMSYKEIADVMGGTEHSVRYDWRVARAWLKTAMGGEK; this comes from the coding sequence ATGAACAGGCAAGATCCTTCCATTACCCAGCTTCTCAATCAATCCGGAGCTGATGAAAAGCGTGTGATTGAGAAAATTTATCCTTTGGTGTATGAACACCTCAGGCAGGAAGCCAGTTTTCAGCTGCGCCGCGAGCGGGCCGGCCACACGCTGCAAACCACTGCACTTGTCCATGAAGCGTATATCAAGCTTGTTGATCAGGACCAGGCCACATACCACAACCGGAACCATTTTCTGGCGGTTGCCGCCCTTGCCATGCGCCGTATTCTGATCAGCTATGCCCGCAAGAAGAACGCGGAAAAACGAGGCGGCAAAGAACCGGCCGTTACCTTTACCGATGGATTGGCACCACATGAGGCTAATTTGTCGGAACTTATCGACCTTGATGATGCGCTGCAGAAGCTGGAAGAGATGGATGAACGCCAGGCCAAAATTGTGCAGTACCGTTTTTTTGGTGGAATGAGCTACAAAGAGATTGCGGATGTGATGGGCGGCACCGAGCACTCGGTCCGCTACGACTGGCGTGTAGCCCGCGCCTGGCTGAAAACGGCAATGGGTGGTGAAAAATAA